The window CGGAATGCTGGCGCAGGAACGACGGGCGGCGCAGGGAGATGAACTGCTCGTCGGCCGCCTCGGCCAGCGAGATGCGTTCCCGGTCGGCCAGCCGATGGCCGGTCGGCACCGCCAGTCGCAGCGGTTCGACCATCAGCGGGTACCACTCGACGGTGCGGTCGGCCGGTCGCACGGTGGTGATCTCGAGATCGACCCGGCTGTCGGTCGGTTCGGGTCCGGTGACGTCGTCCCGGACCTGCCGCAGGTCGAACACCACATCGGGGTGCAGGCGGCGGAACGGGCCGATCAGCCCGGGCACCATCCAGGTCGACAGCGACGGGTGGGAGGCGAGGACGACCGTCCCGGTTTCCGGATCGACCAGCTGGCTGACGGCGGCGAGTCCGTCGTCGAGCTGATTGAGCAGTCCGTCGACGTGCCGTTTGAACAGCACGCCGGCCTGCGTCATCCGCAGGACCCGGCCGGTGCGACGGAGCAGCGGGGTGCCGACCTCGTTGTCCAACCGGGCCAGCGCGCGGGACAGGCCGGGCTGGGTGATGTGCGCGGCCTCGCTGACCTCGGTCACCGTCGCACCTTCGGCGACCTGCTGGAACCAGCGCAACACATCGGTGTCCATACCCATGACTACAGGGTATGGTTTCGGCGCTGAACTGTCATTGGACGTATGAGTGCCTGGTCGTCACCATTGATGTATGTCCCTGATCGACCGTTCCGAGAAGTCCCGCCGCGCGCACTCCGCCCCGCTGGGCCGCCTGCAGGATTCGTTCCGCGCCCGTCGCGCGGTCCGGTCCGAGCAGCGTCGGCTCGAGCGCGAGCTCGGCGCCTACCTGTCCCCCTCCGACCGCCTCGAGCTCGACGCCATGATCGAGCGGGCCACCCCGGAGGACGCTGCCGACATCGCCCGCATCGTCGAGCGTTCGCGCAGCCGTCACCGTCACGATGTGCCGGCGGCGACCCGCCTCGTTCTCTGATCCTCCGGATCTTCGAGTCCGTCCGGACCCGACCAGAGCGAGCACGTCCCGTACCGCCCCTGCTCCACGAG is drawn from Nakamurella alba and contains these coding sequences:
- a CDS encoding LysR family transcriptional regulator, with the translated sequence MGMDTDVLRWFQQVAEGATVTEVSEAAHITQPGLSRALARLDNEVGTPLLRRTGRVLRMTQAGVLFKRHVDGLLNQLDDGLAAVSQLVDPETGTVVLASHPSLSTWMVPGLIGPFRRLHPDVVFDLRQVRDDVTGPEPTDSRVDLEITTVRPADRTVEWYPLMVEPLRLAVPTGHRLADRERISLAEAADEQFISLRRPSFLRQHSETLCQQAGFEPDVVFEAEDVPTMRGFVAAGLGIAIVPAQDEDARGKSTGALVDLAIADPGAARQIGLGWSTQTRLLPSAELFRAHVLHAAESRRLPQPGR